The stretch of DNA ACGATCGGCCCGCGAGAACTGTACGCGGCGACCGACCGAGCCGCCCGGCGGGCGGAGACGGACGACGACCGCGAGAGCGTCCGTGCGTTCCAGCGCCAACTCGCCTGGCGGGAGTTCTACGCCCACGTGCTGGCGTTCAATCCCGAGACCGTCACCGAGAATTTCAGCGGCTACGAGAACGAGATCGAGTGGCAGAACGATCCGGTCGAACTCGAGGCCTGGCAAGCCGGCGAGACGGGGTATCCGATCGTCGACGCGGGGATGCGCCAGCTTCTCGCGGAGGGGTGGATGCACAACCGCGTGCGGATGCTCGTCGCCTCCTTTTTGACCAAGGATCTCCTGACCGACTGGCGAGTAGGATACGACTGGTTCCGGCAGCAACTCGCGGATCACGACACGGCAAACGACGTCGGCGGCTGGCAGTGGGCGGGCTCGACCGGCACCGACGCTCAGCCGTACTTCCGGGTGTTCAACCCGATGAAACAGGGCCGAGAGTACGATCCCGACGGCGAGTACATCCGTGAGTACGTCCCCGAACTTGCCGATGCGACCGCCGACGAGATCCACAGCTGGCACGAGTTAGCGCCGGCTGAACGAGAGGAGGCCGCCCCCGCGTATCCGGCACCGATCGTCGACCACGCCGACCGTCGGGAGCGGGCGATCGACCTGTTCGAACGGGCGCGCGGTGAATGATCGGCGTCGCGGGTGTACAACCTGCTGTCGCCGTCGATCCGGCACGTGATTCTCGAGCAGTTACCACCGGACATCGAGGATAGATAATCACTCCCAGTCAGTAAATTACTGTATTCGCCATTATCCTTATCAACGTGAATCCCTACAGGACTAGTATGTCCACTCCGGACGAGACGTCGATGCTCGATGGGGGGTGGTCGCCGTCACAGGCGATCATTGAAGCCATCGCTGCCGAGGAGGGCATCGACGTCACCGATGTCGAGCCCCCGGAGTACGACCCGCTGTTTACGGTGGTCAATCCCGAGGCGCTCGACGACCTGTTTACCACCACTGGCGGCGGTGCCAGCACTGTGGTTGTCCATCTCGAGTACGAGGGCTACGAGATCGTCGTCCGCTCTGACTGCAACGTCGAGGTCCGAGATCGTTCGGCGAACGAGTCGGTTGGTCGGCCGATCGAGGAGTAGTCTCGCTGGCTCATACGGTCTGCTGTCACTGGGTTGCGGGTGCGTCGGCACTGACTGACAGGTGTCCGTATCACTCCGCCCAGTATGCCTCACCAGGCTGGGTCTCGAAGATCGCTCGCCCGAGCAGATCAATCGCTTTCTCGAGACCCTCCCGCGAACTGGTCAGGGAGTCCTCGTGTTCGATGCTCAGCGTGCCGTCGTAGCCGATCATCCGCAGCGTGGAGACGATGTCCTTCCAGTGGGCTTCACCGTGACCGTAGCCCACCGAGCGAAACAGCCACGACCGGTTGGGTTCGTCGTCGTACGGGGTCGTATCGAGCACACCCTTTTCGCGGGCCTGTGCGTCGTAGATCTGCGTGTCCTTGGCATGGACGTGGTGGATCGCGTCGTGCTCGCCCAGATATCGGATCGCGTCGGTGATCGTGATCCCCTGCCAGTAGAGGTGTGAGGGATCGAAGTTCGCCCCGATCCGCTCGCCGGTCGCCTCGCGCAGTCGGGCCAGCCCGTGGGGTTCGTAGACCAGCATGTTCGGGTGCATCTCGATCGCCACATCGACCTCGTGGTCGGCGGCGAAGTCGGCGAGCTCGCCCCAGTACTCGATGGCATGCTCCCACTGGTACTCGAGCGCGTCGGCGTGTTGTGGCGGCCAGGGTGCGGTGATCCAGTTGGGCGTCTCGTCGGCTGGACTGCCCGCTGGCAGCCCCGAGAAGCAGGTGACGGCGTCGACCTCGAGCTGGGCGGCCAGTCGGATCGCCTCGCGAAGTTCTGTGTCGGCGTGTGCGGCGCGCTCGTCGTCGGGATGCAAGGGGTTGTTGTGCGTCGCGAGCGCGCTGATCTGCATATCGTACTCCGCGAGCAGGTTGGCGAGTTCGGCCTGTGCACGCTCGTCGTCGAGATACGCCGATCGGGTGAGGTGGGCTTGTCCCGGGTGGCCGCCGACGCCGGGTTCGATCGCGCCGACGCCGAGGCCGTCGAGATACGGCAGGGCTTCCTCGAGCGATTCGTCGGCCAGCGGCGGAGTGTGGACGCCGATCTCCATGGGGGCAGCGACCACACCTGGCGAGATAAAACGACGGCTGGCAGGCACTCGGTAGCGGGCGGCGGGGGTCGACTCCGGTCGCGGTGTCGGACCTAACGGCGTCATACGGACGGCTGTCAGTCAGTGCCGGCGCACCTCCGTTCTGCGGGTGCGCCGGGACCCAGTGACAGCAGCCCGTATCAGCCGCTGATCGTCAGAATCCCGTCGTTGACGGTCACGTCGCTGGCGTTCTCGGGGACGGCAAACTCGAACTGCTCGTCGCCGACGACGACGATCGCCGTGTCGTCGACGATGTCGACCGTCGGCGTCTCGCCGGTGGGGCCGAAATCGACGGCGATGACGCTCTCGTCCTCGTATTCACGGTTGGTGATCGTGATATCTGTCGTCTCGCCGGCTGCAGCTTCCAGTTCGGGTGGTGTTTCCATACGATAGCTTGGTGGCTCAGTACCGTAAATATCGTGCCCGATACTGCTCGGCAGCGCCCCTCTCCGGCATCAGTTCTCGAGCGTGACTGTCTGCCCTTTTTCGCTCGAGTCGTAGATTCCATGGATGACCCGCTGGACTTCGAGTGCCTCGTCGACGGTGTTTTCGCGCTTCCCGTCGTTGATGATCCGGTCGAAAAAGGCCTTCTGCTCGTCCGAATGGGTGTCGTTCTGGCGCGTCTCGACCGACGTGTCCTCGAGGTGGTCGGGGCCGACGCTACTCGCCGAGTAGAGAGAGAGATCCCCTTCGAGGAGGTCGAAGCGGGCGGCGGCGTCGGTGCCGCGGGCGATGAACTCGTGGGTGGCCGGTCGGTTGGTCGCCCACGCGACCTCGAGCGAGATCGTTCGGTTGCCCGCACAGCGAATGAAGGCACTGGCGGAGTCGTCGACGTCGAAGCCACCGGGACCCGCGTCGTCGGCCCACATGTCGAGATAGGCATACTCCTCACGGGAGCCGAACTCGCTGCGAGCCACGCCGCTTACCTCCTCGACGTCGGGGTATCCGAGCAGGTATAACGCCAGATCGATGGCGTGGACGCCCAGATCGATGAGCGCGCCACCGCCAGCGATCTGTCGGTGGGTGAACCACGTCCCTCGACCCGGTATCCCACGTCGCCGGACGTAGTTGGCCTCGACGTGCGACACGTCGCCGAGCTCACCCCGGTCGATACGGCTTTTGACGATTCGAACCGTGTTCGCAAACCGGTTGTTGAACCCCACCATGGCGTACCCCTCCGAGTCCGTTGCCGCCTCGGCGATCCGTTCTGCACTCTCGAGGGAGTGCCCCAGTGGCTTCTCGAGTAAGACGTGCAGGTTGCGCTCGAAGGCATCGACCGCGTACTCCTCGTGGTACTTATTCGGTGTCGTGATGATGACGGCGTCGACGGTCTCGTACAACTCGTGGTGATCGTCGTAGACGTCGACATCGTACCGACGGGCAAAGCGTGTCCGCGCCTCGGCGGAGACGTCCATGCCACCGGCGAGTGTCACGCCGTGCTCGACGAGTCGTTCAGCGTGATACTGGCCGATGTTGCCGAGCCCGATGATCCCAGCGTTGATGTCAGAGCGATTCCGTGTCATTTCGATGTCGTTGGTGTGCTGTCCGCGGTCGTTTCGTTTCAGTCCGATACACCCAGTTCCGCTATATCAAATCATTTGGCTCGAGCGACTTCCATCCATCGCCAAACTGAATGTTGGCCATCGCTTACCCCGTCTGGCCGCCGTTGCGAGACCAGCCACTCGTACGGTCTGCTGTCCCGAGTTCCCGGTGGGCCCGCAGGACGGTCGCGGTTCCACCGACACCGACTGACAGAAGTCCGTCTCGGAGCTGTATTTCGGTCGTACGCGGGGTGACGAGCCACGAGCCGTGTGACACACTCGAGCAGCGCGTGTGGTCTGCCGACCACGTTAGCTATCTGCTTCCGTCGGCGTCGTGCCGGATTCTTGCTCTTCGAGGCCGCTGATGCCGTGGACCAGCGCGTCGCCGGTGGTCGCATCGAAGAGATGGATCTTCGAGCGGTCGAGCACGACGTCGACGTCCTGGTCCGCTTCGATCTCCGTGTCGGGGGTGACGCTCATCAGCAACTGGTTCGGCGACGTGGCGGGGTCTTCCTCCATCGACCCCGCTGCGCCCTCGGCCAGCAGGAGGTAGACGAACACCTCGTCGCCCATCGGCTCGAGCACGTCGGTCCTGGCGTCGATCCGGTCCGTCGGCGCGGCAAGCGAGTCCGCATATTGGGCCATGTGGACGTCTTCCGGTCGAACACCCATCGTGACGGCGTCACCGACCGTCACCCCTGGCAGCCGTGCGGCGTCCAGATCGACGGTGAAGTTGTCCGTCTCGAGGCCACCGTCGATGACTTCGCCGTCGGCGAAGTTCATCGAGGGTGAGCCGATGAAGCCGGCGACGAACCGGTTTGCGGGCTCGTTGTAGCAGGTCAGTGGCGGTGCGAGCTGCTGGAGTTGACCCTCGTTCAGGACGGCGATCCGGTTCGACATCGTCATCGCCTCGGCCTGATCGTGGGTGACGTAGATGATCGTCGTCCCGAGTTCGCGGTGGAGCCGCTGGAGTTCGGTCCGCATGTGGACGCGCAGCTTCGCGTCCAGGTTGGCCAGCGGTTCGTCCATCAGGAAGACGTCGGGGTTGCGCACGATCGCGCGGGCGATCGCCACCCGCTGGCGCTGACCACCAGACAGTTCATCGGGCATCCGATCTAACATCCCCTCGAGTTGCACGATGTCGGCGGCCTGCTCGACGCGACGGTGGACCTCCTCGTCGTCGTACGTCCGGAGCCGCAGCCCGAAGGAGATGTTCTCGAAGACGTCCATATGGGGAAACAGCGCGATGTTCTGGAAGACCATCGCGACGCCTCGATCCTTGGGTGCGAGGGTCGTCACGTCGTCGTCACCGATGTACACCTGCCCTTCAGTCGGCTGTGTGAGTCCAGCGACAGTCTCCATCGTCGTCGATTTTCCACAGCCTGATGGGCCGACGAAGGTGACGAACTCGCCGTCTTCGATCTCCATACTGACGTCGTCGACCGCGGTGACGTCGTCGTAGCGTTTCGTGATGTGTTCGAGTCGTACTCGTGCCATTGGCTTACTCCTTGAGTGCGCCCGCGGTGAGTCCGCTGACGATCTTTTCCTGTGCGATGACCACGAGAATCGCGACGGGGATCACCCCGAGGATGCTCGACGCGGCCATGAGGTTGTACAACACCTGATACTGCCCCTGATAGGCGAGGATGCCGTCGAGGATCGGGGCCCAGTTCTCGGGCTGGCCGTCGGTCATCAGGAACGAGAAGAAGAACTCGTTGTAGACGGCGATAAAGGTCAACACGCCGGCGGTCGCGACGCCGGGTGCCGACAGCGGGATGATGACCCGGAAGAGCGCGCCCAGCCGGGTCGTCCCCTCGACGCGGGCTGCGTCCTCGAGTCCATCGGGGATTTGCGAGTAGAACGTCGTGAGAATGAAGATCGCCAGCGGCATGAAGATCGCCGACAGCGGCGTCACCAGCGCGAAGGGCGTGTTGTAGAGGGTGCCGTCGCCGGTGATCGGCCTGAGAAACGCAAACGAGGTGTTAAAGAGATCGTTCAGCGGGATGAAGAAGGCCGCTGGCGGGAAAAACGAGATGACCAACACCAGCAGCATCAGTGGTGTTCGACCGGGGAACTCGAGGCGACCGAAGGCATACCCCGCGAGGCTGGCGATGACGAGGACGACGATCGTCGAGGCCAGCGCGATCACGAAGCTGTTGAACATGTAGATGTGGAAGGGGATGACTTCGAAGACCTCGACGAACGCGCCGGGGTTGAAGCCGTTGGGCGTAAAGACGATGTCCTGAAGCTGGCCCTCCGGCGTCAGCGCGACCATGAGCAGCCAGTAGAACGGGAATAGCGTGGTAAACAGGAAGAAGATCGCTGCGACGTAGAACATCGCCCGGTAGACCCGCTCGGGGTGTGAGATGGACTTGGAGACCCACTGCTGGAACGGGCCGCGGTCGAGTTCCGCATCGCGGTCGTCCTCGAGGACCGCCCCGCCGTCGGGACGGCGAAGCGTCGGATCATGCGGCTGGCCGCCGTTGCTGTCAGTGTCGCTCGAGTCGGTTGCGGTCGTCGGATCGGTGGAGTCTCTCGGATCAGTCATCAGTACATCCCTCCCTCGGTGTCGCGGAAGAGCAGCACGTACGCGCCGATAATCAGGCCGATGACCAGCGCCGTCGCAAAGGCCACGGCGGCTGCCGTCGCGTAGATGCGCGTGCCGCCGAACATCGCTTCGACGACGAGACAGCTCAGCGACGGCACGGTCGTACAGCCGGCGGTCGATTCGATCAGGCCGTACACTCGCATCGCGTCCATGGTTCGGAACAACATCGCGACCAGCAGGGCCGGCATCACGAGCGGGAGCGTGATCAGTTTGAACCGCTGCCACGGCGAGGCCCCAGCGACGCGGGCGACGTCGTACAGGCTCCGGTCGACGCTCTGGAGCCCCGCGAGGATCAGCAGGGCCATAAACGCCGACGACTTCCAGATATCGGCCACGAGGATGATGATGAACGCGTCCTGACTGTTGGCCAGTGGCGTCCCGCTGAAGATACCGAGACTCTGCATGAGATCGGAGCCGAACCCGACCGTCGGCTGGAACAGCAGGAAGAAGATCATCCCCTGGATGACGATCGGCACCGCCCACGGGAGGATGATCGCCACGCGCACCCAGCGCCGCCCCGTAAACTCCTGATCGAGCACGTAGGCCTGCCCGAACCCGATCACCGTCTCGACGACGACGCTGATGACCGCAAAGGCGAGCGTGACGAACAGCGCCTGCTGGAAGAACGGGGTCCCGAGTTCGATGAAGGGGAACGACGATGTCAGCCCGACGTCGAGGAACTGTCGTGCCAGCCGCGCGTTCCCAGTGAGAATGTCGACGTAGTTCTCGAGGCCGACGAAGCCGCCGAGCGGATCCAGTCCTCGCGTCTGGTTGGCGCGCAGCGACATGACGAACGTCCTGATCATGGGATAGAACGCGACCAGCGTCAGCAACGCGAAGGCCGGCAGCAACAGCAGGTACGCGTAGGCTGCTTCGCTCAGATTCTCCATCCAGTTGACGGCGGCGTTCCCGGTCCGCTCGTGTTCGTGGCTCGTCCCCGTCTCGCCGCCGGTCACCGTTCCGCCGTCAGTCACGGGCTCGGTGTCGGTCGTCGCACCGTCGTCGGTTTCAGTTGCCATTCATGATACCTCCGATTCGCTCTGCTCGAGTTCGTTCGCGAGGTCGTTCATCGCCGCCTCGGGCGCTTGTGCGCCGCGGTAGGCCGCGTTGACCGCCTGATAGATCAGTGCGGACTGTTCCGGCCAGAGGTCGGTCGCCGGTCGTGGGATCGCGTTCTCGCTGGCCGACGTGACTACGTCGGCGTAGCGAGCGACGGGACCGACGTCGCTTGCATCGGCTTCCGCGACCAGATCGAGGTTCGGTGGCAGAAATCCGCCGAGCCGGAAGACGGTGAGCATGACCTCCCTGTTGGCGAAGGCCTCGAGAACCTGCAGCGCCTCCTCCTCGCGGTTCGAAAACGGGCTGACCGCGAGATTCCAGCCGCCAAGTGCCGCAGCGGTGCCGCCGACGTCCGA from Natrinema sp. HArc-T2 encodes:
- a CDS encoding HalOD1 output domain-containing protein — its product is MSTPDETSMLDGGWSPSQAIIEAIAAEEGIDVTDVEPPEYDPLFTVVNPEALDDLFTTTGGGASTVVVHLEYEGYEIVVRSDCNVEVRDRSANESVGRPIEE
- a CDS encoding sugar phosphate isomerase/epimerase family protein, which translates into the protein MEIGVHTPPLADESLEEALPYLDGLGVGAIEPGVGGHPGQAHLTRSAYLDDERAQAELANLLAEYDMQISALATHNNPLHPDDERAAHADTELREAIRLAAQLEVDAVTCFSGLPAGSPADETPNWITAPWPPQHADALEYQWEHAIEYWGELADFAADHEVDVAIEMHPNMLVYEPHGLARLREATGERIGANFDPSHLYWQGITITDAIRYLGEHDAIHHVHAKDTQIYDAQAREKGVLDTTPYDDEPNRSWLFRSVGYGHGEAHWKDIVSTLRMIGYDGTLSIEHEDSLTSSREGLEKAIDLLGRAIFETQPGEAYWAE
- a CDS encoding Gfo/Idh/MocA family protein → MTRNRSDINAGIIGLGNIGQYHAERLVEHGVTLAGGMDVSAEARTRFARRYDVDVYDDHHELYETVDAVIITTPNKYHEEYAVDAFERNLHVLLEKPLGHSLESAERIAEAATDSEGYAMVGFNNRFANTVRIVKSRIDRGELGDVSHVEANYVRRRGIPGRGTWFTHRQIAGGGALIDLGVHAIDLALYLLGYPDVEEVSGVARSEFGSREEYAYLDMWADDAGPGGFDVDDSASAFIRCAGNRTISLEVAWATNRPATHEFIARGTDAAARFDLLEGDLSLYSASSVGPDHLEDTSVETRQNDTHSDEQKAFFDRIINDGKRENTVDEALEVQRVIHGIYDSSEKGQTVTLEN
- a CDS encoding ABC transporter ATP-binding protein, encoding MARVRLEHITKRYDDVTAVDDVSMEIEDGEFVTFVGPSGCGKSTTMETVAGLTQPTEGQVYIGDDDVTTLAPKDRGVAMVFQNIALFPHMDVFENISFGLRLRTYDDEEVHRRVEQAADIVQLEGMLDRMPDELSGGQRQRVAIARAIVRNPDVFLMDEPLANLDAKLRVHMRTELQRLHRELGTTIIYVTHDQAEAMTMSNRIAVLNEGQLQQLAPPLTCYNEPANRFVAGFIGSPSMNFADGEVIDGGLETDNFTVDLDAARLPGVTVGDAVTMGVRPEDVHMAQYADSLAAPTDRIDARTDVLEPMGDEVFVYLLLAEGAAGSMEEDPATSPNQLLMSVTPDTEIEADQDVDVVLDRSKIHLFDATTGDALVHGISGLEEQESGTTPTEADS
- a CDS encoding carbohydrate ABC transporter permease → MTDPRDSTDPTTATDSSDTDSNGGQPHDPTLRRPDGGAVLEDDRDAELDRGPFQQWVSKSISHPERVYRAMFYVAAIFFLFTTLFPFYWLLMVALTPEGQLQDIVFTPNGFNPGAFVEVFEVIPFHIYMFNSFVIALASTIVVLVIASLAGYAFGRLEFPGRTPLMLLVLVISFFPPAAFFIPLNDLFNTSFAFLRPITGDGTLYNTPFALVTPLSAIFMPLAIFILTTFYSQIPDGLEDAARVEGTTRLGALFRVIIPLSAPGVATAGVLTFIAVYNEFFFSFLMTDGQPENWAPILDGILAYQGQYQVLYNLMAASSILGVIPVAILVVIAQEKIVSGLTAGALKE
- a CDS encoding carbohydrate ABC transporter permease: MATETDDGATTDTEPVTDGGTVTGGETGTSHEHERTGNAAVNWMENLSEAAYAYLLLLPAFALLTLVAFYPMIRTFVMSLRANQTRGLDPLGGFVGLENYVDILTGNARLARQFLDVGLTSSFPFIELGTPFFQQALFVTLAFAVISVVVETVIGFGQAYVLDQEFTGRRWVRVAIILPWAVPIVIQGMIFFLLFQPTVGFGSDLMQSLGIFSGTPLANSQDAFIIILVADIWKSSAFMALLILAGLQSVDRSLYDVARVAGASPWQRFKLITLPLVMPALLVAMLFRTMDAMRVYGLIESTAGCTTVPSLSCLVVEAMFGGTRIYATAAAVAFATALVIGLIIGAYVLLFRDTEGGMY